A genomic stretch from Chloroflexota bacterium includes:
- a CDS encoding phosphatase PAP2 family protein: MAMEAMSIKQKCGFGLLLATLALLTYGALTTDRFSWDLTLTRWIQSVDVGPIANLNNRMGVMGVSGVVGVAVIAWLWLRGWRAEAAFVALVGVADLLNPLLRYLIGRPRPTPDLVDVYREVEPFSFPSGTAMHVIMFCGMLVYLSGYVLKPGRLRTAVRVLLIAYVPLMGVWVIERGCHWPSDVLGGYVYGAFFLVILIWGYRKYVAWRRRYPRNYVPREKLPALIQPLAWVVRVIT; the protein is encoded by the coding sequence CTATGGGGCACTCACCACAGACCGATTTAGCTGGGATTTGACCCTAACTCGGTGGATTCAGTCGGTGGACGTCGGGCCCATTGCCAACCTCAACAATCGGATGGGTGTTATGGGAGTAAGTGGGGTGGTAGGTGTAGCAGTGATCGCGTGGCTGTGGCTCAGAGGCTGGCGCGCTGAGGCTGCTTTCGTGGCCCTTGTGGGGGTGGCTGACCTTTTGAACCCGCTCCTGCGTTATCTCATAGGCCGCCCCAGACCTACTCCTGACCTGGTAGATGTTTACAGGGAAGTGGAGCCCTTTAGCTTTCCCAGCGGTACAGCGATGCACGTCATCATGTTCTGCGGAATGCTGGTCTATCTGTCTGGCTACGTTCTCAAACCAGGACGCTTACGTACTGCCGTACGGGTACTCCTGATTGCCTATGTCCCCCTGATGGGCGTGTGGGTGATTGAACGTGGCTGCCATTGGCCCAGCGATGTTCTTGGTGGCTATGTATATGGTGCCTTCTTCCTGGTGATTCTTATCTGGGGCTATCGGAAATACGTGGCCTGGCGACGCCGCTATCCCAGGAACTATGTACCTCGGGAGAAGCTCCCCGCTCTGATACAGCCTCTAGCCTGGGTGGTGAGAGTTATAACATGA